The following are encoded together in the Thermococcus sibiricus MM 739 genome:
- a CDS encoding TRAP transporter permease — translation MEIEGKFEKVEKIVIEKTRTLPPTLENIIKVAAILIGIYEILFIFNFNYTLYDLFSRMGIVIGPLKTTFQTKQGEAFVLAMILLITYLLYPIRKKEKYLKKVPLYDYLLAILGVVSALYLFFVYQRYAEFAEVYMTDVVFGLMAIILVLEATRRVLGWVLPLVVVVFLLYGINNIGFNWIRFTQQLYFDEGIFGIPFFVMTIYVFAFVFFGAFLLKIGISDYITEFMISLFGARPGGPAKSAVVSSGLMGTVSGSSVANVLTTGTFTIPLMKRAGYPPEVAGAVEPVASTGGQLMPPIMGAAAFIMAEFLGIPYNKLIIAAVLPALVYYSGVYLFIDLETKRLGLKGMPREKFAPLRYFIRKLYILLPIAVITVALIWGIPPHISAISSLGIAIWVAWISKDNIKGHEGLYVATVLVSTVLMFTGREVAIPVTILLVLLTLGLLALGFTKKFVEFNEKFYITLLFIFFIALTKYLGMRKEQILLMSGVMGIGFSLIVGYISKSEDGKLMYSATYESMIDAGKTSTSVMLAAASAGLIQGVLTMTGLVTKLGYRLIDLTAGNLWLLLLLTMVFSLILGMGVPTTANYIITSLVAAPAIYNAVLGLQSYSSPVPGFTTPIALLAAHFFVFYFGILADVTPPVALASYAGSALAGGDFWKTAMNAVKYALAGYIGPYIYFTHPEMFLITVQEWTLLTALHVLYNFGATLLVMYLLAISLTGWFQKNLRKEVRVIIGIIGLASATLHIIPIGLGVAGVVGLKLFGEKLRG, via the coding sequence ATGGAAATTGAAGGAAAATTTGAGAAAGTTGAAAAAATTGTGATAGAAAAAACAAGGACACTCCCCCCAACGCTTGAGAATATAATAAAGGTGGCTGCAATATTAATTGGTATCTATGAAATCCTGTTCATATTCAATTTCAATTACACCCTATATGACCTTTTTTCAAGAATGGGTATTGTAATTGGACCACTGAAAACTACCTTCCAAACTAAGCAGGGAGAAGCCTTTGTACTTGCCATGATACTCTTAATAACGTACTTGTTATATCCAATAAGAAAAAAAGAAAAATATTTAAAGAAAGTTCCACTGTATGACTACCTACTGGCAATTCTTGGAGTTGTTTCCGCCTTATATCTATTCTTCGTATACCAAAGATATGCAGAATTTGCTGAGGTTTACATGACTGACGTAGTGTTCGGTCTTATGGCAATAATCTTAGTTCTTGAGGCTACAAGAAGAGTGCTCGGCTGGGTGCTTCCACTAGTTGTGGTTGTCTTCCTTCTTTATGGCATCAACAACATAGGATTTAACTGGATTCGCTTTACCCAGCAACTGTATTTTGATGAAGGGATCTTTGGGATCCCATTCTTTGTGATGACAATTTATGTGTTTGCTTTTGTGTTCTTTGGAGCGTTCTTACTAAAAATTGGTATAAGTGATTACATAACAGAGTTCATGATATCCCTCTTTGGAGCTCGTCCTGGAGGTCCCGCTAAATCTGCAGTCGTTTCGAGTGGCCTTATGGGAACTGTGAGTGGATCAAGCGTTGCCAACGTTTTAACTACAGGGACATTTACAATTCCCCTAATGAAAAGGGCAGGTTATCCTCCGGAGGTTGCTGGAGCCGTTGAACCTGTGGCCTCTACAGGCGGCCAGCTAATGCCCCCTATTATGGGTGCAGCTGCATTTATTATGGCAGAATTCCTTGGAATTCCATATAACAAGCTAATCATTGCTGCAGTACTTCCTGCTCTCGTGTATTATTCTGGAGTTTACCTTTTCATAGATTTAGAAACAAAGCGCCTTGGATTAAAAGGAATGCCAAGAGAAAAATTTGCACCGCTTAGATACTTCATAAGAAAGCTCTACATTCTGCTCCCAATTGCCGTTATTACTGTGGCCTTAATATGGGGAATCCCACCACACATATCAGCCATTTCATCCCTTGGAATAGCAATTTGGGTCGCCTGGATATCTAAAGATAACATTAAAGGACATGAGGGCCTGTATGTTGCAACAGTATTAGTGAGCACCGTGCTAATGTTCACAGGAAGAGAAGTCGCAATCCCCGTCACAATACTTCTTGTATTACTCACTTTAGGTTTGTTGGCACTTGGCTTTACTAAAAAATTCGTCGAGTTTAATGAGAAATTTTACATAACTCTATTGTTTATATTCTTTATAGCATTAACAAAGTACTTGGGAATGAGAAAAGAGCAGATACTCCTAATGAGCGGTGTAATGGGGATAGGGTTCTCACTAATAGTGGGGTATATCTCAAAAAGTGAAGATGGCAAACTAATGTACTCCGCCACTTATGAGTCTATGATTGATGCAGGAAAAACAAGCACAAGTGTAATGCTTGCAGCTGCAAGTGCTGGACTCATCCAAGGAGTTCTAACCATGACTGGATTGGTGACAAAGTTAGGATACAGACTTATAGATTTAACAGCAGGAAATCTATGGTTATTACTCTTATTAACAATGGTATTTAGCCTAATATTGGGCATGGGAGTTCCTACAACTGCAAACTATATCATCACTTCTCTTGTAGCGGCCCCCGCAATATACAATGCAGTTTTGGGTCTTCAATCATACAGCTCCCCCGTTCCTGGATTTACAACACCAATAGCTCTCTTAGCCGCACACTTCTTCGTATTTTACTTTGGAATACTCGCTGATGTAACCCCACCAGTTGCTTTGGCCTCTTATGCAGGTTCTGCTTTAGCAGGGGGGGATTTCTGGAAAACTGCAATGAATGCCGTAAAATATGCACTAGCTGGTTATATAGGACCGTATATATATTTCACACACCCTGAAATGTTTCTAATAACAGTACAAGAATGGACACTATTAACAGCCCTTCACGTGCTTTACAACTTTGGAGCGACTCTCTTGGTAATGTACCTACTAGCAATCTCCTTAACTGGATGGTTCCAAAAGAACCTAAGAAAAGAGGTTAGGGTCATTATTGGCATAATAGGACTTGCCAGTGCCACACTCCACATAATACCAATAGGTTTAGGTGTTGCGGGAGTCGTTGGGCTTAAGTTATTTGGAGAAAAACTTAGGGGTTGA
- a CDS encoding thiamine ABC transporter substrate-binding protein, whose amino-acid sequence MKKLAIILSLVLMATALGCLNQQTQTTQTEEQKLIIYSYDSFEYLASEVIPKFEEKYGVKVELQLIGDAGEVLNRLILEKDNPRADLVIGIDNSLLAKAIEAEVLEPYKPENINLFPESLIFDSTFHLTPYDYGYISINYREDMVQNPPKSLEDLTKPEWRGKLVIEDPRTSSPGAAFLLWTIAVYGDEGYLYYWQKLKENDVHIVKGWTEAWTAFMNGEFPLVLSYATSPAATVYYDNITYVKAIAFEEGNYMQIEGAGIIKGAKNKELAKKFIEFMLTEEFQDAIPTNQWMYPVNPNIKLPEVFEYAVQPNEIKPLTLEPTYIKENFERWIKEWTALMVEGKSPEEIINARA is encoded by the coding sequence ATGAAGAAGCTTGCAATTATTTTAAGCCTTGTACTTATGGCAACAGCACTTGGGTGCCTCAATCAACAAACACAAACAACCCAGACAGAAGAGCAAAAACTCATCATTTACTCGTACGACAGCTTTGAATATCTTGCAAGCGAAGTAATTCCAAAATTCGAGGAAAAGTATGGAGTTAAAGTCGAACTACAACTTATTGGAGATGCAGGAGAAGTTTTAAACAGATTGATTCTGGAAAAGGACAATCCAAGGGCCGATTTAGTTATAGGGATAGACAACAGTCTTTTGGCAAAGGCAATCGAAGCTGAAGTGCTAGAGCCTTACAAGCCAGAGAATATAAACCTCTTTCCAGAAAGTCTCATATTTGATTCAACGTTTCACTTGACCCCCTATGATTACGGGTATATCTCGATAAATTACAGAGAAGATATGGTACAAAATCCACCAAAGAGTCTTGAAGATCTTACAAAGCCAGAATGGAGAGGCAAACTTGTTATTGAAGACCCAAGAACAAGTTCTCCTGGTGCAGCGTTTCTCCTATGGACAATAGCAGTTTATGGTGACGAAGGATATCTCTACTACTGGCAAAAGCTTAAGGAGAATGATGTTCACATAGTTAAGGGATGGACCGAGGCCTGGACAGCTTTTATGAACGGTGAATTCCCTCTCGTGCTTAGCTATGCAACTTCTCCTGCTGCAACAGTCTATTACGATAATATAACTTATGTAAAGGCCATAGCATTCGAAGAAGGCAACTACATGCAAATAGAAGGAGCGGGAATAATAAAAGGAGCAAAGAACAAGGAGTTAGCAAAGAAATTCATAGAATTTATGCTCACTGAAGAGTTCCAGGATGCAATTCCCACTAACCAGTGGATGTATCCAGTGAATCCAAATATTAAACTTCCAGAAGTCTTTGAATACGCAGTGCAACCAAATGAGATAAAGCCATTAACTCTCGAACCAACTTACATCAAAGAAAACTTTGAACGCTGGATCAAAGAGTGGACTGCACTTATGGTAGAAGGAAAAAGTCCAGAAGAAATAATAAATGCTCGTGCATGA
- a CDS encoding RNA ligase partner protein: protein MIRFILDTSIFVNPEIRNRFGDNPTEAMKIFLEYAERLFGRVEFYMPPGIYKEVSHFVELEEVSPDIELYIIKKPPNVHDIRIPAFVVYELIEDIRRRIDKGLRVAEKAVRESVVDSQNVNAIIQKLRRNYRKALREGIVDSKEDFELILLAKELDATIVSADVGILTWAQKMGIKWIDAARFKEVLDELIEKA from the coding sequence ATGATTCGCTTTATCCTTGATACAAGTATTTTTGTAAACCCCGAGATCAGAAATAGATTTGGGGACAATCCCACAGAAGCTATGAAGATTTTTTTAGAATATGCTGAACGTCTTTTTGGGAGAGTTGAATTTTATATGCCTCCTGGAATTTATAAGGAAGTCAGCCATTTTGTGGAATTAGAGGAAGTCTCCCCAGATATAGAGCTTTATATAATCAAAAAACCTCCCAACGTGCACGACATTAGAATACCTGCTTTTGTTGTTTATGAGCTAATCGAGGATATTAGAAGAAGAATAGATAAGGGTCTTAGGGTTGCAGAGAAGGCCGTGAGAGAGAGTGTAGTGGATAGCCAGAACGTAAATGCAATAATACAAAAACTTCGGAGAAATTATAGAAAAGCCTTAAGAGAGGGAATAGTTGATAGCAAAGAAGATTTTGAGCTTATATTACTCGCCAAAGAACTGGACGCCACAATAGTCTCTGCAGATGTTGGTATTCTAACATGGGCCCAGAAAATGGGTATTAAATGGATCGATGCTGCTCGGTTCAAGGAAGTTCTAGATGAGTTAATAGAAAAAGCCTGA
- a CDS encoding DUF1850 domain-containing protein: MKLLRKFLFLPFFLIIFLIPVNTLVITDENHSYTDILGEKEIEITYIHSVQRSKIVEILKANKTGLYVAEMWWKDFGAGLPEDIQYSENGYYVKKVNIPLGKSLSFWFISSNQAKIAVNEEIILSPTEDILVNFKVKRCPIILTLIGRC, from the coding sequence GTGAAGCTTTTGAGAAAATTTCTTTTTTTGCCCTTTTTTCTTATAATATTCTTAATTCCTGTCAATACCCTTGTAATAACTGATGAGAACCACTCTTATACTGATATTCTCGGAGAGAAGGAGATAGAGATAACGTACATACACAGTGTTCAAAGAAGTAAAATAGTAGAAATTCTCAAAGCGAATAAAACTGGCCTCTATGTTGCTGAAATGTGGTGGAAAGACTTCGGAGCTGGACTCCCCGAGGATATTCAATACTCAGAGAATGGTTATTACGTGAAGAAAGTAAACATCCCTCTAGGAAAATCTCTTAGTTTTTGGTTTATCTCTTCAAACCAAGCAAAGATTGCTGTGAACGAAGAGATTATATTGTCTCCAACAGAAGACATCCTTGTTAATTTCAAAGTAAAAAGGTGCCCAATCATACTCACCCTCATCGGGAGGTGCTAA
- a CDS encoding BtpA/SgcQ family protein, translated as MNFEEKVLIGMVHLKPLPGSYLYDGNFNGVVEHAISEAKKIEEAGFDAIMIENFNDVPFSKTVEPITVASMTLIARTIKEEIPLPLGINVLRNDAIAAYSIAYTVKADFIRVNVLSGVAYTDQGVIEGIAVQLARLRKLLPSKIKVFADVHVKHAHHFGDFEEALSDAIERGLADAVIISGKRTGNEVDLKKLKRAKELSNVPVLVGSGTTYENLPELWKYADGFIVGTWIKKDGKTNNDIDPERAKKLINLAEKLKASL; from the coding sequence ATGAATTTTGAGGAGAAAGTTCTCATTGGGATGGTTCATCTCAAACCCCTCCCCGGTTCTTATCTTTACGATGGAAATTTTAATGGAGTTGTAGAACACGCTATTAGTGAAGCAAAGAAGATTGAGGAGGCGGGCTTTGACGCCATAATGATTGAGAACTTCAATGATGTACCCTTTTCAAAAACCGTGGAACCTATAACCGTTGCTTCTATGACCCTCATTGCTAGAACAATAAAGGAAGAAATACCTCTCCCCCTTGGTATAAACGTTCTCAGAAACGATGCAATTGCGGCATATTCAATAGCCTACACTGTTAAAGCTGATTTCATCAGGGTAAATGTCCTAAGCGGAGTAGCATATACGGATCAGGGTGTAATCGAAGGGATAGCAGTCCAACTCGCAAGACTTAGAAAACTTCTTCCCTCAAAAATCAAAGTGTTTGCAGACGTGCATGTCAAACATGCTCATCATTTTGGAGATTTTGAAGAGGCTTTGAGTGATGCAATTGAAAGGGGCTTAGCCGATGCCGTAATAATAAGCGGAAAAAGAACAGGAAATGAAGTCGATCTAAAAAAGCTCAAACGGGCAAAAGAACTCTCAAATGTACCAGTTCTTGTTGGTTCTGGAACAACCTACGAAAACTTGCCAGAGCTATGGAAATATGCAGATGGGTTTATAGTGGGAACATGGATTAAGAAAGATGGAAAAACAAACAATGATATTGACCCAGAACGGGCCAAAAAACTAATAAACTTAGCCGAAAAGCTTAAGGCGTCCCTTTAA
- a CDS encoding ABC transporter permease, translating into MGMRLKNLNALLPLVFLFLFFYFPLISILKEGLWDNGITLRYILRAISNSYHRRVIFFTFWQALASTLLTLFLGFPGAYIFAKYEFPGKGILKALLTVPFVMPSIMVALGFILLFGRVGIITQILGRDLGILYSWKAIILAHAFYNFPVVVRMVSSLWQRINPHYEEAAISLGARGFTLFRKVTLPMLMPAIFASSMLTFVFCFLSFSVPLILGGYQYATIEVDIFTSIMTLLDFKTGAALAIIQIFLSLIFMYLYLKSLDLYAKAEKQKVFREPVHLTFKKLISARGLLIIFYSLVVFLFILSPLLAVIYHSFTYGGSFTLEWYRRVFSPEYNPIFGANSITAIRNSLLFGFSAVILSTFLALSIAYIMYRWRFKGKNFFDAIVMLPLASSAITLGLGYIRAFHKPPLEFLGTWYLIIFAHTIIAYPFVLRSVSTSLKKINPNLKEAAMSLGVNELGAFLKVELPLAFGGIIVGAIFAFAMSIAELGATYMIYRPEYTTITIAIYRFLGSRQLGPASAMSVLLILVSTIAFIVIEKTGEEIW; encoded by the coding sequence ATGGGGATGAGGTTAAAGAATTTAAATGCCCTATTACCTTTGGTTTTTTTATTCCTGTTCTTTTACTTCCCCCTAATTAGCATATTAAAAGAAGGTCTGTGGGATAACGGGATTACGCTAAGATACATCCTTCGGGCTATCTCAAACAGCTACCATAGGAGGGTTATATTTTTCACATTTTGGCAAGCCTTGGCATCCACACTCTTGACACTCTTTCTTGGTTTTCCAGGAGCTTACATATTTGCAAAATATGAATTTCCAGGAAAAGGTATTCTAAAAGCCCTTCTAACTGTTCCTTTTGTGATGCCAAGTATTATGGTTGCTTTAGGATTTATTCTCCTTTTTGGCCGTGTGGGGATCATAACTCAGATTTTAGGGAGGGATTTAGGGATCCTTTACTCTTGGAAGGCCATAATTCTTGCTCATGCGTTTTACAATTTTCCTGTTGTTGTTCGAATGGTATCTTCACTTTGGCAACGCATAAATCCTCACTATGAGGAAGCTGCAATAAGCCTTGGGGCGAGAGGTTTCACACTTTTTAGAAAAGTAACTCTACCAATGCTCATGCCTGCTATTTTTGCTTCTTCTATGTTAACATTTGTTTTCTGTTTTCTGAGTTTTTCTGTCCCCCTTATTCTAGGTGGATACCAGTATGCTACTATAGAGGTAGATATTTTTACCTCCATAATGACACTCCTTGATTTTAAGACTGGCGCCGCACTGGCAATAATCCAAATTTTCTTAAGCCTTATTTTTATGTATCTCTACCTTAAAAGTTTGGACTTATATGCAAAAGCTGAGAAGCAAAAAGTGTTTAGAGAACCTGTTCATTTAACATTTAAAAAACTCATAAGTGCAAGAGGTTTGTTGATAATCTTTTATTCTCTTGTGGTTTTTCTATTTATATTATCCCCTCTCCTTGCTGTTATTTATCATTCTTTTACATATGGGGGTAGTTTCACACTCGAATGGTACAGAAGAGTTTTTTCTCCTGAATATAATCCTATATTTGGTGCAAACAGTATAACTGCAATTAGAAATTCTCTTTTGTTTGGTTTTTCTGCAGTAATTCTCTCAACGTTTTTGGCCCTGAGTATAGCGTACATTATGTATAGGTGGAGGTTTAAAGGGAAAAATTTCTTCGATGCTATTGTGATGCTCCCCCTAGCTTCTTCGGCAATTACACTTGGATTGGGATACATAAGAGCTTTCCATAAGCCCCCACTTGAGTTTCTTGGTACATGGTATTTGATAATCTTTGCCCACACAATAATAGCCTATCCATTTGTTCTAAGGTCTGTGTCTACTAGTCTGAAAAAAATAAATCCAAACTTAAAGGAAGCTGCAATGAGTCTGGGAGTCAATGAACTTGGTGCATTTCTAAAAGTTGAGCTTCCATTGGCATTTGGTGGGATAATTGTTGGAGCTATCTTTGCTTTTGCTATGAGCATAGCTGAACTTGGAGCCACATACATGATTTATAGGCCAGAATATACCACAATCACAATAGCAATTTATCGATTCTTAGGTTCTCGGCAATTGGGACCGGCTTCGGCAATGTCTGTACTCTTGATATTAGTTAGCACAATAGCTTTTATAGTCATCGAGAAAACGGGTGAAGAGATATGGTGA
- a CDS encoding ABC transporter ATP-binding protein: protein MVRVRLEGIKMSWEDFQLDIPHLEAKAGEFLTLLGPSGCGKTTTLRIIVGFERPDKGAVYFGEKLMNHVPPYERNIGIVFQDYALFPHMNVFDNIAFGLKVRKIPRNEIEKRVIWALELVGLKGFEKRYPEQLSGGQQQRVALARALVIEPQVLLLDEPLSNLDAKIRERLRGEIKRIQRELGITTIYVTHDQEEAMAISDRIAVMNIGKVEQIGTPLELYYNPNTEFVAQFLGLSNILELRAVEGKVCLGELCFNVGRDGKVKIFFRPESVYIEEGKTGEIVSYELLPGRIRFRIDIEGTIIIAERFLSEIPFSIKNLPKRVGVRVKQFSIIG from the coding sequence ATGGTGAGGGTTAGGCTCGAAGGAATAAAGATGTCTTGGGAAGATTTTCAGCTTGATATTCCCCATTTAGAAGCAAAAGCAGGAGAGTTCTTGACTCTTCTTGGACCGAGTGGTTGTGGAAAAACCACAACGCTAAGAATAATCGTTGGCTTTGAAAGGCCAGACAAAGGGGCAGTCTACTTTGGTGAGAAGCTTATGAATCACGTTCCACCATACGAAAGGAATATTGGTATAGTTTTCCAAGATTATGCTTTGTTCCCCCATATGAATGTTTTTGATAACATAGCATTTGGGTTAAAGGTCAGGAAGATCCCTAGGAATGAAATAGAGAAAAGGGTGATCTGGGCACTTGAATTAGTAGGGTTAAAAGGCTTTGAAAAGAGATATCCAGAACAGCTTAGCGGAGGCCAACAACAAAGAGTGGCCTTGGCCAGGGCGCTGGTAATAGAACCCCAAGTTCTTCTTTTGGATGAACCTCTCTCAAATCTTGATGCAAAGATTCGTGAGAGACTTAGGGGTGAGATAAAGAGAATTCAGCGGGAACTTGGGATAACCACAATTTATGTTACCCATGATCAAGAAGAAGCAATGGCAATAAGTGATAGAATCGCTGTGATGAATATTGGAAAAGTTGAACAGATTGGAACTCCATTAGAACTCTACTATAATCCAAATACTGAGTTTGTAGCTCAGTTTCTTGGACTATCAAACATCTTAGAACTTAGAGCTGTAGAGGGAAAAGTGTGTCTTGGAGAACTTTGTTTCAACGTTGGAAGAGATGGAAAGGTGAAGATATTTTTTAGGCCTGAAAGTGTGTATATCGAAGAAGGAAAAACCGGTGAGATAGTGAGTTACGAGCTTTTGCCTGGTAGAATAAGATTTAGAATCGATATAGAGGGAACAATAATAATAGCAGAACGCTTTCTAAGTGAAATTCCATTCTCTATCAAAAATCTACCAAAAAGAGTGGGAGTAAGAGTAAAGCAGTTTTCAATAATTGGATAA